The Plasmodium reichenowi strain SY57 chromosome 2, whole genome shotgun sequence DNA segment NNNNNNNNNNNNNNNNNNNNNNNNNNNNNNNNNNNNNNNNNNNNNNNNNNNNNNNNNNNNNNNNNNNNNNNNNNNNNNNNNNNNNNNNataaataataatgatgcGTTTAATATAAACACCAATGATACGTTTAATATAAACACAAATGATGCGTTGAATATAAACACAAATGATGCGTTGAATATAAACACCAATGATACGTTTAATATAAACACAAATGATGCGTTTAGTATAAACAACAATGATACGTTTAATATAAACACCAATGATGCTCTtagtataaataattataatttagACATAAAAGAAGAGGAGAAAAATGTACCCATACCTTTACATacaaacaaaataaaaaaactagaagaagaaattaaaaaacaaaagttgttaataaaaaaaaaagaaatagaaattattaattctCCTATAGgtattaaatttaaagaTATTTTTGGAAAATTTCAAGATATaaacaattaaaaaataaaacNNNNNNNNNNNNNNNNNNNNNNNNNNNNNNNNNNNNNNNNNNNNNNNNNNNNNNNNNNNNNNNNNNNNNNNNNNNNNNNNNNNNNNNNNNNNNNNNNNNNttttttttttttcaaattcCAAAAGGTCTAATCCTCTATGATGATctacaaaataaaatatacataatatatatatatatatatatatatatatattttacatttgAACTAttatccatttttttttttttttgtaccCTTATTCCTATGGGCATATATTGCCTGTGCGAGTATGTATTCCATGGCGACAtttctatttatttttgaaaaaattaaataaagggtagataatattatattaataaagaagagagtgaatataaataaagaatttatatatttatatcttaaagatattaatagacaaataaaatataaaattaatttaaatgttatttctttaatatgagaaaaaaaaaggaagtTATCTAATCTTGTGTTTTTAATGAAATTATTTcctataattattttatttagTGATATGGGAgaattcatatatttaattaattttatgatTAATGATGAAATAACAGATATAGATTCTGATACATTGTTTGTTTTGTTATTTAcatttgtaatattattttttttatcattctcttttttttttttttttatgtgtatCTTGTACTGATATGTGATGTATCTCCTTCCTAGTAACatatagataaaaatgTAGAGGTCTGCTAGAAAAAGATAAACCTGTTCATGCCGacatgtaaaaaaaaaatatgtatatatgtatgtatatatgtatatatgtatgtatatatgtatatatgtatgtatatatgtatatatgtatgtatatatgtatatatgtatatattaatgtttgtagattattataatgtaGGAGCAATTATCCCAATTTACaatgttatataatattatgataatcCACGTgcacatttttttatttttttttatttttttttatttatttatttatttattttatttttaccaaatatataaagacCAATAAAACTATCACAATATTCTTACTTCTGTTAAAGTAATTCAGGTAATCATAGGAGGGATTATATTGAGACATCGTAATTAATACGAATGTATAGGAGAACAAATTGAAAAAGTGAAGAAGAGGCATAAATAGGGCATCAATAAAAGATGtggaaaaaatatataggaaaaatgaagataatgtatatgataaaataataataaaattgatTTTAAGTATTACACAtgattttataatattataattatgattatatgtaaattcatataaacatttattaaatgattCATCAAAATGAAATGTATAAGTAATTACCAAAATAGTAATTTTTATAgctataaaaataaaaaagaaaaaaataataaaaaaatatcttaTGGAATATTTCTCaatattatctatataacaagatatatatttttttatgctTATTCcgttatattttaaataaaaaaaatataaggacttttttattttttcataattaaaatgctttattcttttgtaattaatataatctatattatctatatttataatatcgCTAAATCGGCTAGTAcagttaaaaaaaaaatttttatcaaaattTATGTTCTTATCAAAAACAATTTTGGTGTTATAAGAATGAATATCCATTTTGTCCATATTTCTGctgttatatttttgtttgttACTTTGAATTTCGATATCtttatttgaatatatagGTACATCTTGAAATCCGTTTATGTTTACATTATCGCCTATGTTTGTGATAATTTTATGTGTATCCCTTTTTTCCCTCGgattctttctttttttctttttttcttttttatgattGTGATATTTGcattttctatatatcCTTGCCCCGTGTATAATGATGAAGCAGacattttttatcataaataATAGAGAGTCTATGTTAAAAGAAAGGGTTCTTAGATTTGTTATAGGATATGGGACggaataaaaataaataaataaataaataaataaatatatatatatatatatatatatatatgtgtat contains these protein-coding regions:
- a CDS encoding hypothetical protein (conserved Plasmodium protein, unknown function~part of same gene as PRSY57_0215800A~gap found within coding sequence), with amino-acid sequence INNNDAFNINTNDTFNINTNDALNINTNDALNINTNDTFNINTNDAFSINNNDTFNINTNDALSINNYNLDIKEEEKNVPIPLHTNKIKKLEEEIKKQKLLIKKKEIEIINSPIGIKFKDIFGKFQDINN
- a CDS encoding putative membrane protein (conserved Plasmodium membrane protein, unknown function), whose product is MKGVIFFLKIILFIVFSLQEFILSWNININKIFLLLVDIILLICLTYFLIRSINNIQMYIIYIYSIVTKITLIYFLSFPQYIMNITKKDKIIMDNNHNDYNSSSVFLNNNNNYIYSYNAYSSYISQYYNTFNKKLMIVTICILITILVYILLFYINDFYILNIHKISIEHILFFLIITHVSIDFIDISQFFYSSYSYFFLYYFRLKDEINIFKDTHIFSDKILNKKKILHFYNLTINICEVIFITFGILIALNISLHAYSFPNYSYEEISSILKITNKNNNNNNNNNNNNNNNKNNIYCNNNIYSNNNIYSNNNIYSKFIKHKSSLHNNNPNNKEEDIYKFYSNKYNIHNDQDTYNTYNHIKTSNMINIKQYKNNSSAYNNSYKYINSPYYYNNNLSNNNNNNNNNTSNNISINKQKEFSKIAGDAMSCLKYISIYSFLLTDISFFLSRLLLFFMLQTVSYSLLFMIKNVCFIIIHGARIYRKCKYHNHKKEKKKKRKNPREKRDTHKIITNIGDNVNINGFQDVPIYSNKDIEIQSNKQKYNSRNMDKMDIHSYNTKIVFDKNINFDKNFFFNCTSRFSDIINIDNIDYINYKRIKHFNYEKIKKSLYFFYLKYNGISIKKYISCYIDNIEKYSIRYFFIIFFFFIFIAIKITILVITYTFHFDESFNKCLYEFTYNHNYNIIKSCVILKINFIIILSYTLSSFFLYIFSTSFIDALFMPLLHFFNLFSYTFVLITMSQYNPSYDYLNYFNRSKNIVIVLLVFIYLVYLFLADLYIFIYMLLGRRYITYQYKIHIKKKKKENDKKNNITNVNNKTNNVSESISVISSLIIKLIKYMNSPISLNKIIIGNNFIKNTRLDNFLFFSHIKEITFKLILYFICLLISLRYKYINSLFIFTLFFINIILSTLYLIFSKINRNVAMEYILAQAIYAHRNKDHHRGLDLLEFEKKK